DNA sequence from the Liolophura sinensis isolate JHLJ2023 chromosome 1, CUHK_Ljap_v2, whole genome shotgun sequence genome:
CGGGAGTTATCTAAAGTAAACAGGATATGCATGCACATTTATCAAAGTTAAAGGAGCAGAAAATGATTTCTGTTTCCATGGTTCATTGCTGAGGATCAAAACGAAGAGAGAACCAAGAGAGAAACCACTGAAAACTATATATGCAAATACTGATactaatgttttaaattttattttactgaaacaGAAGCtccaaaataaatgtttggatAGTAAGGAGGGTTTTATGGAGTATACAGCATGAAATTCTTGTGAACTGTACTCATATAATGTAAGCTTTGGCATGAAGAAGCTAATCTGACGTTAAATACTTAAGTTGGAActcggcagtacgtgggaaggtctacagcaacctgcgaatggtcttgggtttcccccgggctctgccgcactattatgctggtcgccgtcgtataagtaaaatattcttgagtatggcgtaaagcaccaatcaaataaataaataaaataatttggaaCAAGAGGAAAGTGGTGTAACGTCACTGGACAACATTTAATTTAGTGGCACACAAGCATGTGTATGCAAGGTAAACATCAATTTACCTCTgtaaatttgttacaattttgtacaaTGTTGTTTCACTGGGCAGGCCCTCAAGATAGTAGGCGTACTTTCAGATATTTATGATATAGATAGATACGTTAATGATTCAACTCCAGTCTCGGTATTCCTGGTCAGATATGGTCCGTATCGACAGAATCATCAGTAGAGGATACGATCAAATTAGATAAAAAGCTTCACAGATCAATTTGAGTGAGAAATGCATGATTCCGTCAAATGTCATTTCACCATGCACCTGAGTGACTTAAGTGACTCCTAGAGAGTCGTTTGGCTGTCAGTCACTAGAACACAGGAGGTGTGGATTCAAACCTGTCCTTGGACAGACAGGTTGCTTATTCCCTCGCTTTCACTGCTTGTGGTACGTATTTAACAACAAGCgctcgtgtgaccgtttgcgaAGTCTAACTTTCGTTGAAGATCACCACATCGGTCAAATCATGTTCAAGTTTAGTGCTTGTCATTTCATAACTGGGGATAAATGACATAAAGAAGCAGGACGGCTCCATTTTCAAAATACTGCTTCACTGGAATTCCGTGAAGAGAACCAGCAAAAATGCCCTCTCTTTACCCCTTGACAGTCCTTCACTACAAACTCATTCCGCCCAAATTAATTATTAACTATTTTCTGACTTCTACACTTTCCTCTGCTCTCTCTAACACAGTGGCTCGAGAGCGCATATGGGTATATTAAAAATGTAGGCCTCAATCGGAGAGTCCGTAGTGGGATCAGAGTGAGTGTTATACTGGAGTTGTTGGATATAAGGATTAACGTGGTCTGTATTGTGATCAGCAAAGCCGTTGTTGGGTTCCGGTGTATCACACAATGAACGTATTAGCTAAAACAGGGTGTTGGCCACTAAACAATACGCTGTCGAGTTAGAGATAAGTAGCCACGGTTTCCAAAAGTTTCAAACAACTGGTAGGCCTTGCGCGTGCCGTACTTGACAACGGTAGCGATAGACCAACACATAAAACTGGCAGAGAGACCATACCTCAACATTCGCTCTCCATTCCTCGGAATCAACACATCAGTTCCAGCGAGAACGTGTTACCTCACTCTCCGACAAAATGGAATACCTAGGACACACCAACACTGCCACTTACACTTCTGGCCCAAGAATAGGAGGCAGCAATTACCAAAGTTTTCTGCCGTCCATCGGTAGCGCTCAGAATTTCCGAACCACGGACAGTTTCCCTGCCCCTTCCCCAGTGAGGCGATCCATGACTACCCTTCCCTGGAAACCCAGCACCCACTACCAGACTGCCCGGGTCAACCCGTCAACGGCCTTAACGAGCAGTATGCCCGACCCTATGTCCTTGAGAAACCAGCTGGGAGAGATGGATGTCAGCACGACACCATCTGTATTCGCCGCAGCCAGGAACTCTCTCTACACCCGCTACACCCCGAACGACTGGATGAACTCTAACCAGAGCAATTACCTGGCCTCCGACCGGGTCCGAACGGCTGCCGAGCGACTCCGACTTGATACGGTGCGTCTGTGTCAAGAAACTGACGACAAAACGAAGAGAACCCAGAGCGATGTGGGCAAGCGCCTGGGCCACAGGGTTGGAGATATCCACTTCTGGAAGACAGAATTACAGAACGAAACAGACCAGATGCTGACCGAAATCCACAGTCTGAATGAGTCTAAACGCGTTCTGGAGAAGGTTCTGCAAGAGACAGAGAACCCCCTGAAGGTCGCCCAGGAATGTTTGTACCACCGAGAGAAGAGACAGGCCATTGATCTAGTCCATGATCATGTGGAGAAGGAGCTGATCAGGGTAAGTTCATCATTATTTCGCATTACCCCACAAAGACAGATCATCATTGGAATTGGTTTGTGGAAGTGAAAACAGAATGTACACATTCTGTGACCTTTAAGGTATAAATATAATTGCGAGACGTGAAGATTTGCTAAACTTGATGATACATCTATGATGTTTCTTCAGTAAcgttgtgtgtatatgtatttgttatgcCTTGCAGGAGGTTGACGTGATCAAGAAGTGCCAACAAAAGATGAGACAGACAATCGAAAAGGCCAATGTCCAACTAAGGTGCGGCGTCtatttaaattggtgttttcacGTCTATTCTTTCATGTAAGAATATAATATACAAGAAATTTCTTCTTTGGGCTTTAAAACACCCTACCCTAATCTGATCCGTTCTTTAAGGCGCCTTTCTTTAAAGAGTAAAAGTGTTTGACCAATaaggttgtgtgttcaaatccagccatgAAGCACCGCAGCTAATAAGTGTGTGTTACCCCTTTAGGTATAAAGTTTATGATAACTTGCCGGTTTTTCACCCCATTCTGACGTTTCAGCCTGAACCGCGCCGCCCAACACGAACTGGAGAAGGACACAGGCGATAAATTTACCGCCCATAATTTGGACTCGGCTTGTCACCAACTCCGAAACTCATCCCGAGGAATCGCCTATCGCAATGGTGTCAACCATATAGATAACACGTAAGTTCTTATCGTCTGAGCAGGATTGTCCAGTTTTCCGTAAGCTTCCACTTCGTCAGACTCGATATTTTGACCCTTTGTCCTTTCATTTTATAACTTGGAGAATACTTGTGTATACTTGTGtaagcaaagtacatgtagagccTATCCAAATCACAATTCAGACCTCCAACCGctaaaacaatatccaaagtCAGTTTCTCAGAGCCATAGAAGTAGTAAACAGTTTCCTATGGCGTAGGAGAGACAT
Encoded proteins:
- the LOC135464349 gene encoding tektin-3-like, producing MEYLGHTNTATYTSGPRIGGSNYQSFLPSIGSAQNFRTTDSFPAPSPVRRSMTTLPWKPSTHYQTARVNPSTALTSSMPDPMSLRNQLGEMDVSTTPSVFAAARNSLYTRYTPNDWMNSNQSNYLASDRVRTAAERLRLDTVRLCQETDDKTKRTQSDVGKRLGHRVGDIHFWKTELQNETDQMLTEIHSLNESKRVLEKVLQETENPLKVAQECLYHREKRQAIDLVHDHVEKELIREVDVIKKCQQKMRQTIEKANVQLSLNRAAQHELEKDTGDKFTAHNLDSACHQLRNSSRGIAYRNGVNHIDNTVSVPETWANFSNNNIQRSQSERAASKQMRNEIESVLNQCSNEMWQEWNAVNFNFTQRIQESSEARNRLQNHLSKVLQEIFDMEKNIELLKKSIQDKEAPMQVAQTRLDTRLRRPNVELCRDPVQHRLVEEVSEITSTVDALQAKLRLAENALQQLLRTKSTLEQDLSVKNNSIYIDRESCMGMRKTFPMSSRMISA